One genomic segment of Pseudonocardia sp. T1-2H includes these proteins:
- a CDS encoding fumarate hydratase translates to MPEFHHTDVLPLGPDATEYRELDLPAGKVVEAAGRTFLEIDPATITGLVREAVKDIQHHLRPSHLAQLRAIIDDPEASGNDRFVATDLLRNACVSAGGVLPMCQDTGTAIVVGKRTETVLTGGNDEEAVSRGIFEAYDQLNLRYSQMAPLSFWEEKNTGTNLPAQVELYSVPGQKPRYEFLVMAKGGGSANKTFLYQETKALLNPKKLAAFLDEKLRSLGTAACPPYHLAVVVGGMSAEYTLKVAKLASARYLDTLPTEGSDLGHAIRDTDLEQQVLELTRNFGIGAQFGGKYFCHDVRVIRLPRHGASLPVGIAVSCSADRQAKAKITTEGVFLEQLERDPARFLPDVTEEHLDSADADVVRIDLNRPMSEIRAQLSQLPVKTRVSLSGPLVVARDIAHAKIAERLDAGEPMPQYLRDHPVYYAGPAKTPDGYASGSFGPTTAGRMDSYVAQFQAAGGSLVMLAKGNRSKQVTESCAAHGGFYLGSIGGPAARLAQDCIRKVDVLEYAELGMEAVWKIEVEDFPAFVVVDDKGNDFFANTSQPTLQVGFRR, encoded by the coding sequence ATGCCCGAGTTCCACCACACCGACGTGCTGCCGCTCGGCCCCGACGCCACCGAGTACCGCGAGCTCGACCTGCCCGCGGGAAAGGTCGTGGAAGCGGCCGGCCGGACGTTCCTCGAGATCGACCCCGCCACCATCACCGGCCTGGTCCGCGAGGCCGTCAAGGACATCCAGCACCACCTCCGCCCGTCCCACCTCGCCCAGCTCCGCGCGATCATCGACGATCCCGAGGCCTCGGGGAACGACCGTTTCGTCGCCACGGACCTGCTGCGCAACGCCTGCGTCTCGGCCGGCGGCGTGCTGCCGATGTGCCAGGACACCGGCACGGCGATCGTCGTCGGCAAGCGCACCGAGACCGTCCTGACCGGCGGGAACGACGAGGAGGCCGTGTCCCGCGGCATCTTCGAGGCCTACGACCAGCTGAACCTGCGGTACTCCCAGATGGCGCCGCTCTCGTTCTGGGAGGAGAAGAACACCGGCACCAACCTGCCGGCGCAGGTGGAGCTGTACTCCGTGCCCGGGCAGAAGCCCAGGTACGAGTTCCTGGTGATGGCCAAGGGCGGTGGCTCGGCCAACAAGACCTTCCTCTACCAGGAGACGAAGGCGCTGCTGAACCCGAAGAAGCTCGCCGCGTTCCTGGACGAGAAGCTCCGCTCGCTCGGCACCGCCGCCTGCCCGCCGTACCACCTCGCCGTCGTCGTCGGGGGGATGTCCGCGGAGTACACGCTCAAGGTCGCGAAGCTCGCGTCCGCGCGGTACCTCGACACCCTGCCGACCGAGGGCAGCGACCTCGGACACGCGATCCGGGACACCGATCTGGAGCAGCAGGTCCTGGAGCTGACCCGCAACTTCGGCATCGGCGCCCAGTTCGGCGGCAAGTACTTCTGCCACGACGTCCGGGTGATCCGGCTGCCGCGGCACGGCGCGTCGCTGCCGGTGGGGATCGCGGTGTCCTGCTCCGCGGACCGCCAGGCCAAGGCCAAGATCACTACCGAGGGCGTCTTCCTGGAGCAGCTCGAGCGGGACCCGGCGCGGTTCCTGCCGGACGTCACCGAGGAGCACCTGGACTCCGCCGACGCCGACGTCGTGCGGATCGACCTGAACCGGCCGATGTCGGAGATCCGCGCCCAGCTCTCGCAGCTGCCGGTCAAGACCCGGGTGTCGCTGTCCGGGCCGCTCGTCGTCGCCCGGGACATCGCGCACGCGAAGATCGCCGAGCGGCTCGACGCCGGCGAGCCGATGCCGCAGTACCTCCGCGACCACCCGGTCTACTACGCCGGACCCGCGAAGACCCCCGACGGCTACGCCTCCGGCTCCTTCGGCCCGACGACGGCGGGCCGGATGGACTCCTACGTCGCCCAGTTCCAGGCGGCGGGCGGCTCGCTGGTGATGCTGGCGAAGGGGAACCGTTCCAAGCAGGTCACCGAGTCCTGCGCGGCGCACGGCGGCTTCTACCTGGGCTCGATCGGCGGCCCCGCCGCCCGGCTCGCGCAGGACTGCATCCGCAAGGTCGACGTGCTCGAGTACGCGGAGCTCGGCATGGAGGCGGTCTGGAAGATCGAGGTCGAGGACTTCCCGGCGTTCGTCGTCGTCGACGACAAGGGCAACGACTTCTTCGCGAACACCAGCCAGCCCACCCTCCAGGTCGGCTTCCGCCGCTGA
- a CDS encoding xanthine dehydrogenase family protein molybdopterin-binding subunit, giving the protein MPGSILGTAVRRVEDPDLITGNTTYVGNLSANGSIEGLLHVAFVRSPLAHGLVTGIETAAAAAVDGVVAVYTAADLGLPAHHGLMVLNPDLPRPPLATDRVRFVGEAVAMVVAESKAVAVDAAELVEVDYDPLPAVVDLEEALAPDAELQFPEQGSNLAAGLRDGDSAAALDGAEVVVRARMVNQRLAVVPMEGNAIVVDPRGDAGHDLLVHVSTQMPHGFRAQLAGILGLDAETVRVIAPHVGGAFGGKAGVLAEHTAVVGAARRLGRPLAWVETRSENLVSMPHGRSQVGYYELGLTRDGTMTGLRCRVVGDAGAYAGFGGALPLRMTYVMAPGVYAIPKVGYDAASALTNTTPVGAFRGAGRPEAAAHLERLVDIAAVELDMDPVELRRRNFLDPSSFPLTTPVGATYDVGDYDLPLREALRLADYEKLREEQQSRREAQDPVQLGIGIAVYVEITAGGGGSEYGSVHVHADGTATVSAGTSAHGQGHATSFAMLVSDRLGIPMDRITYEQSDTATVPRGGGTGGSRSLQMGGSAVDKAATDVLAQARNRAAAMLEANIDDVELTDGGEFGVTGVPTPTVTWQQVASGAEAAGETLFAGLDATQAGATFPFGAHVSVVEVDTDTGRVSPRRHVAVDDCGRILNPLLVEGQQHGGLAQGIAQALYEEVVYDADGQPLTSTLADYHVPTAADLFPFEVATTETPTHMNPLGAKGIGESATVGSTPAVQNAIVDALRPFGVRHIDLPCTPERIWRAVRAGGEDPWREPPAIFDDLPRRGGDSTEESGAI; this is encoded by the coding sequence ATGCCTGGATCCATTCTCGGAACCGCGGTGCGCCGCGTCGAGGACCCCGACCTGATCACCGGCAACACCACCTACGTGGGAAACCTCTCGGCGAACGGCAGCATCGAGGGCCTGCTGCACGTGGCCTTCGTGCGTTCCCCGCTCGCCCACGGCCTGGTGACGGGGATCGAGACGGCGGCCGCCGCCGCGGTCGACGGGGTCGTCGCGGTCTACACCGCCGCGGACCTGGGTCTGCCGGCCCACCACGGCCTGATGGTCCTCAACCCGGACCTGCCCCGGCCCCCGCTCGCGACGGACCGCGTCCGGTTCGTCGGCGAGGCGGTGGCGATGGTCGTCGCGGAGAGCAAGGCCGTGGCCGTCGACGCCGCGGAGCTGGTGGAGGTGGACTACGACCCGCTGCCCGCCGTCGTCGACCTGGAGGAGGCCCTCGCGCCCGACGCCGAGCTGCAGTTCCCGGAGCAGGGGTCCAACCTCGCCGCCGGGCTCCGCGACGGGGACAGCGCCGCCGCCCTCGACGGGGCGGAGGTCGTCGTCCGGGCGCGGATGGTGAACCAGCGCCTCGCGGTGGTCCCGATGGAGGGCAACGCGATCGTCGTCGACCCGCGGGGCGACGCGGGTCACGACCTGCTCGTCCACGTCTCGACGCAGATGCCGCACGGCTTCCGGGCACAGCTCGCCGGCATCCTCGGCCTCGACGCCGAGACGGTCCGGGTGATCGCCCCGCACGTCGGCGGCGCCTTCGGCGGCAAGGCCGGGGTGCTCGCCGAGCACACCGCCGTCGTCGGGGCCGCGCGCCGGCTGGGGCGCCCGCTGGCCTGGGTGGAGACCCGTTCCGAGAACCTCGTCTCGATGCCGCACGGCCGATCGCAGGTCGGGTACTACGAGCTCGGGCTGACCCGGGACGGGACGATGACGGGGCTGCGCTGCCGCGTCGTCGGGGACGCCGGCGCCTACGCCGGGTTCGGCGGCGCGCTGCCGCTGCGCATGACCTACGTGATGGCGCCGGGCGTCTACGCCATCCCGAAGGTCGGCTACGACGCCGCGTCGGCCCTGACCAACACCACGCCCGTCGGCGCGTTCCGCGGTGCCGGACGCCCGGAGGCGGCGGCGCACCTCGAGCGGTTGGTGGACATCGCCGCCGTCGAGCTGGACATGGACCCGGTGGAGCTGCGCCGGCGGAACTTCCTGGACCCGTCCTCGTTCCCGCTGACCACGCCGGTCGGCGCGACCTACGACGTCGGGGACTACGACCTGCCGCTGCGCGAGGCGCTGCGCCTCGCGGACTACGAGAAGCTCCGGGAGGAGCAGCAGTCCCGGCGCGAGGCGCAGGACCCGGTGCAGCTCGGCATCGGGATCGCCGTCTACGTGGAGATCACCGCCGGTGGCGGGGGCAGCGAGTACGGCTCGGTGCACGTGCACGCCGACGGCACCGCGACCGTCTCGGCCGGGACGTCCGCGCACGGCCAGGGCCACGCGACGTCGTTCGCGATGCTGGTGTCGGACCGCCTCGGCATCCCCATGGACAGGATCACCTACGAGCAGTCCGACACCGCGACGGTCCCGCGCGGCGGCGGCACGGGCGGTTCGCGGTCCCTGCAGATGGGCGGCTCGGCCGTCGACAAGGCCGCGACCGACGTCCTGGCCCAGGCCCGCAACCGGGCGGCGGCGATGCTCGAGGCGAACATCGACGACGTCGAGCTGACCGACGGCGGCGAGTTCGGCGTCACCGGGGTGCCGACGCCCACGGTCACCTGGCAGCAGGTCGCGAGCGGGGCCGAGGCGGCCGGGGAGACGCTCTTCGCGGGGCTCGACGCCACCCAGGCCGGCGCGACGTTCCCGTTCGGCGCGCACGTGTCCGTCGTGGAGGTCGACACCGATACCGGACGGGTCAGCCCGCGCCGGCACGTCGCCGTCGACGACTGCGGGCGGATCCTCAACCCACTGCTCGTCGAGGGCCAGCAGCACGGCGGGCTGGCCCAGGGCATCGCGCAGGCGCTCTACGAGGAGGTCGTCTACGACGCGGACGGGCAGCCCCTGACCTCGACACTCGCGGACTACCACGTCCCGACCGCCGCGGACCTGTTCCCGTTCGAGGTCGCGACCACCGAGACCCCGACCCACATGAACCCGCTGGGCGCGAAGGGGATCGGTGAGTCCGCGACCGTCGGGTCGACGCCCGCGGTGCAGAACGCGATCGTCGACGCACTGCGGCCGTTCGGGGTGCGACACATCGACCTGCCGTGCACGCCGGAGCGGATCTGGCGGGCGGTCCGGGCAGGGGGTGAGGACCCGTGGCGCGAGCCGCCGGCGATCTTCGACGACCTGCCGCGGCGGGGTGGCGACAGCACCGAGGAGTCCGGGGCGATCTGA